The Salmo salar unplaced genomic scaffold, Ssal_v3.1, whole genome shotgun sequence genome includes a window with the following:
- the LOC123733194 gene encoding zinc finger protein 239-like, whose translation MAVTSKKEVEEEEETGHLGPVSQTHLKTSNNELSHKMVLRNRSLINTRERRDYRGSSGKPQQPHDADEAEKSLSRSEHLKKHQQRPTGKTSYCKLSSELKIHQQVHAGGKAHHCFDCGKSYSRADALKVHLRIHTGEKPFVCDQCGKKFTVSNSLIVHQRIHTGEKPYSCYQCGKSCTTSSHLIVHQRTHTGEKYFICDQCGKNCNTSSHLIVHQRTHTGEKPYSCGQCGKSFGQSVHLTVHQRTHTGEKRYSCGQCGKSFGQSGHLTVHQRRHS comes from the exons ATGGCTGTCACATCCAAAAAGGaggtggaagaagaggaggaaactggacatctgggcccggtttcccaaacgcatcttaagacATCCAATaatgaacttagccataagatggttttgagaaaccgttccctgattaacacta gagagagacgtgactatcgtggatcctctgggaagcctcaacaacctcatgatgctgacgaggcagagaagagtctctccagatcagaacacctcaagaaacaccagcagagacccacagggaagacatCTTACTGCAAATTGTCgtcagaacttaaaatacaccagcaaGTACACGCAGGAGGGAAAgctcaccactgttttgattgtgggaagagttactcaAGAGCAGATGCACTGAAGgtacacctgagaattcacacaggagagaaaccttttgtttgtgatcaatgtgggaagaaatTTACTGTGTCAAACTCCTTgatagtgcaccagagaatacacacaggagagaaaccttatagctgttatcaatgtgggaagagttgtactacatctagccatctaattgtacaccagagaacacacacaggagagaaatattttatctgtgatcaatgtgggaagaattGTAATACATCTAGCCATCTAATTGTAcaccagaggacacacacaggagagaaaccgtatagctgtggtcaatgtgggaagagttttggtcaatctgtccatttgacagtgcaccagagaacacacacaggagagaaacgttatagctgtggtcaatgtgggaagagttttggtcaatctggccacctgacagtgcaccagagaagacaca gttga